From one Leishmania infantum JPCM5 genome chromosome 29 genomic stretch:
- a CDS encoding putative U-box domain protein encodes MANIGELDAYIQSGTAVDDTKLDQWIQMSDISNADGFYMGDAAVVSEAVRRVSRVVVAQYLNNADVKAVPLRRKTKFCLLLNNFSLYKPVRSVVFECLEDMTSIFEKSIKDEGTMPFDSELGRMSEHVLVLLMRVMDYKLKAAAVHEFAEHNTQFAIQLLLAILLKEPPYEFELRCNCISGLLGFTQPQAFFGAGEKIEEHSCNKFTEKVDFMLNLMLRLQAIQVVSDVLGDAIASSDTVPQLAQSAVNNTMQTIMNIFKFSSKESTQWRQHILLSTTLLDGTVMMYVQSLASNLHETMTARAPRVAGQLLHSLSLSFLFGAFAAYHMEEASQELRIFCTFFHDLFQLSIRPIVADARVSGQMMVMYINLLHFMCNVDAMGEEPCYPMDGLLPELSSAALRSTVEAFLKKEVGGCGLPFTEAWYRQFRRVTADTLIAQDSTTFQWIDSCFLAMISQLTAQQMPVAAPAAPAGGARLLSEIPPLRPEKKNKISIDKAAAPIRHKVNPSAKQDSVEGVDADLLCALTGAVMKNPVSSPYGQTYEKEAIMNWLEQNGSVCPITGRPLTAAQLNPNTAVATKIMQQIVRQTMATQLVAEDDMYKF; translated from the coding sequence ATGGCGAACATTGGTGAGCTGGACGCCTACATCCAGAGCGGTACCGCGGTCGACGATACCAAGCTCGACCAATGGATTCAAATGAGTGACATCTCAAATGCAGACGGGTTCTACATgggcgatgccgccgtcgtcagcgAGGCTGTGCGCCGCGTCTCTCGCGTCGTCGTGGCGCAGTACTTGAACAACGCTGATGTAAaggccgtgccgctgcgccgcaagACGAAGTTCTGCTTGCTGCTGAACAACTTCTCTCTCTACAAGCCGGTGCGGTCGGTGGTGTTCGAGTGCTTGGAGGACATGACGAGTATCTTCGAGAAGTCCATCAAAGACGAGGGCACGATGCCGTTTGATTCAGAGCTAGGCCGCATGTCGGAGCACGTACTagtgctgctgatgcgcgtGATGGACTACAAACTGAAGGCTGCGGCCGTACACGAGTTTGCAGAGCACAACACGCAGTTTGCAattcagctgctgctggctaTCTTGCTGAAGGAGCCTCCGTACGAGTTCGAGCTGCGGTGCAACTGCATTAGCGGCCTGCTAGGCTTCACCCAGCCGCAGGCCTTCTTTGGAGCTGGGGAAAAGATCGAGGAGCACAGTTGTAACAAATTCACGGAAAAGGTGGACTTTATGCTGAACCTGATGCTGCGTCTGCAGGCGATCCAGGTGGTGAGCGACGTGCTCGGCGACGCCATCGCAAGCTCGGATACGGTACCGCAGTTGGCTCAGAGCGCTGTGAACAACACGATGCAGACCATCATGAACATCTTCAAGTTCTCCTCGAAGGAGTCGACACAGTGGCGTCAGCACATCCTTCTCTCCACGACGTTACTCGACGGGACGGTGATGATGTATGTGCAGTCGCTGGCCTCAAATCTGCATGAGACGATGACTGCACGGGCGCCGCGCGTCGCTGGACAGTTGTTGCACTCCCTCAGCCTATCTTTCCTCTTCGGAGCCTTCGCAGCGTACCacatggaggaggcgagccaGGAGTTGCGCATCTTCTGCACCTTCTTCCACGACCTCTTCCAACTGTCGATCCGCCCCATCGTGGCAGATGCGCGTGTGTCAGGGCAAATGATGGTTATGTACATCAACCTCCTCCACTTCATGTGCAACGTCGATGCCATGGGCGAAGAGCCCTGCTATCCGATGGACGGCCTGCTGCCCGAGCTGTcgagcgctgcgctgcgatCGACCGTTGAGGCTTTCCTGAAGAAGGAGGTGGGCGGCTGCGGGCTGCCTTTCACGGAGGCGTGGTATCGACAGTTCCGTCGTGTCACGGCCGACACCCTCATCGCGCAGGATTCGACCACGTTTCAGTGGATCGACAGCTGCTTCCTTGCCATGATCTCACAGCTGACCGCGCAGCAGATGCCGGTGGCCGCACCGGCTGCCCCGGCTGGTGGCGCGCGTCTGCTGAGCGAGATACCTCCTCTGAGGCCGGAGAAGAAGAACAAGATCTCTATCGacaaggcggccgcgccgatCCGGCACAAGGTGAATCCGAGTGCGAAGCAGGACAGTGTCGAGGGCGTGGACGCCGACCTTCTGTGCGCGCTGACTGGCGCCGTCATGAAGAACCCTGTCTCCTCGCCGTACGGGCAGACATACGAAAAGGAGGCCATCATGAACTGGCTGGAGCAGAACGGCTCCGTCTGCCCCATCACCGGACGCCCTCTGACGGCCGCCCAACTGAACCCGAACACGGCTGTGGCGACGAAGATCATGCAACAGATAGTGCGTCAGACCATGGCAACACAACTGGTGGCCGAGGACGACATGTACAAATTCTGA
- a CDS encoding CPC cysteine peptidase, Clan CA, family C1,Cathepsin B-like, giving the protein MALRAKSALCLVAVFAVLLATTVSGLYAKPSDFPLLGKSFVAEINSKARGQWTASADNGYLVSGKSLEEVRKLMGVTDMSTEAVPPRNFSVDEMQQDLPEFFDAAEHWPMCVTISEIRDQSNCGSCWAIAAVEAISDRYCTLGGVPDRRISTSNLLSCCFICGFGCYGGIPTMAWLWWVWVGITTEVCQPYPFGPCSHHGNSDKYPPCPNTIYDTPKCNTTCEKSEMDLVKYKGGTSYSVKGEKELMIELMTNGPLEVTMQVYSDFVGYKSGVYKHVSGDLLGGHAVKLVGWGTQGGVPYWKIANSWNTDWGDKGYFLIQRGSNECGIESGGVAGTPAQE; this is encoded by the coding sequence ATGGCCCTCCGCGCCAAGTCTGCGCTGTGCCTGGTGGCCGTGTTTGCCGTGTTGCTGGCCACCACGGTGAGCGGCCTCTACGCCAAGCCGAGTGACTTTCCGCTTCTCGGCAAGAGTTTTGTGGCGGAGATCAACTCAAAGGCGAGGGGTCAGTGGACCGCCTCGGCCGATAATGGCTACCTGGTCAGCGGCAAGAGCctcgaggaggtgcgcaagCTGATGGGTGTGACCGACATGAGCACCGAGGCTGTTCCTCCCCGCAACTTCTCCGTGGATGAAATGCAGCAAGACCTGCCAGAGTtcttcgacgccgccgagcacTGGCCCATGTGCGTGACAATCAGCGAGATCCGTGACCAATCGAACTGCGGCTCGTGCTGGGCCAtcgccgcggtggaggcTATTTCGGACCGCTACTGCACCCTCGGTGGCGTTCCGGATCGCCGCATATCGACCAGCAACcttctctcctgctgcttcaTATGCGGCTTTGGCTGCTACGGCGGCATTCCGACGATGGCGTGGCTgtggtgggtgtgggtgggcaTAACGACGGAGGTCTGCCAGCCCTACCCCTTTGGCCCATGCAGCCATCACGGGAACAGCGACAAGTACCCGCCCTGCCCGAACACCATCTACGATACCCCTAAATGCAATACCACCTGCGAGAAAAGCGAGATGGATCTGGTCAAGTACAAGGGCGGCACATCTTACTCCGTCAAAGGCGAGAAGGAGCTCATGATCGAGCTCATGACCAACGGCCCCTTGGAGGTGACCATGCAGGTGTACTCCGACTTCGTCGGCTACAAGAGTGGAGTGTACAAGCACGTCTCTGGTGACCTTCTCGGTGGACACGCCGTAAAACTGGTCGGTTGGGGAACCCAAGGCGGTGTCCCGTACTGGAAGATCGCCAACAGCTGGAACACCGACTGGGGTGACAAAGGCTACTTCCTGATCCAGCGCGGCAGCAATGAGTGCGGTATtgagagcggcggcgttgctggcACACCCGCGCAGGAGTAG